From a region of the Streptomyces venezuelae genome:
- a CDS encoding epimerase, giving the protein MNVILFGGTGMLGRAVLRECLRDDAVESVVAVGRGPLGVSHPKLRECVQSDPSDLAAAGIDPAAFDACFFCLGVSSVGMTEEAYRHVTYDLTLAVARPLAAANPGMTFVYVSGEGTDSTEQGRSMWARVKGKTENDLLELPFRAYMFRPGIVQPVRGVPSKARLSRVFYAVLGPLVPLVRRVAPNLVITSEAFGRAMIAVAAPGTEIPGHILRPADINRLGAAPTRHN; this is encoded by the coding sequence GTGAACGTCATCCTCTTCGGCGGGACCGGAATGCTCGGCCGGGCCGTCCTGCGGGAGTGCCTGCGCGACGATGCGGTCGAGAGCGTCGTCGCCGTCGGACGCGGCCCGCTCGGCGTCAGCCACCCCAAGCTGCGCGAGTGCGTCCAGAGCGATCCGTCCGACCTGGCCGCCGCCGGGATCGACCCGGCCGCGTTCGACGCCTGCTTCTTCTGCCTCGGGGTCTCCTCCGTCGGCATGACGGAGGAGGCCTACCGGCACGTCACCTACGACCTGACGCTCGCCGTCGCCCGGCCGCTGGCCGCCGCCAACCCCGGCATGACCTTCGTCTACGTCTCCGGCGAAGGCACGGACAGCACCGAACAGGGCCGTTCCATGTGGGCGCGGGTCAAGGGGAAGACCGAGAACGACCTCCTGGAACTCCCCTTCCGCGCCTACATGTTCCGCCCCGGCATCGTCCAGCCGGTGCGCGGTGTGCCCTCCAAGGCCCGGCTGTCCCGGGTGTTCTACGCCGTCCTCGGCCCCCTGGTCCCGCTCGTGCGGCGGGTCGCCCCGAACCTCGTCATCACCTCCGAGGCCTTCGGCCGTGCCATGATCGCCGTCGCCGCGCCCGGCACCGAGATTCCCGGCCACATCCTGCGGCCCGCCGACATCAACCGTCTCGGCGCGGCGCCGACCAGGCATAATTGA
- a CDS encoding ABC transporter permease: MTAPALGAPDTPHTPDTPEAAAEDGRAPTRLRRELRAVHGLVHRDLLRLSSQPTHTALMLLQPVLYLFILGGGLAALIPTSTLGVGYQTYLFPGMLMMTVQTPAIMVGIRLITDRQSGYLRELLMAPVSRTTLLLGSCAGGTTVAAVQGAVLLALAGAVGLPYDPLLLALLMGGMILASFTLTALSLALAVSLQRAEVFHMLLGVVMMPLLFLSGGFFPLESLPGWARSLAAVNPIAYGVDLLRRSITLRLPDRATAAGIEWFGSRPPLVLEAAALLAAGALALLWAAHRFKRPE, encoded by the coding sequence ATGACCGCACCCGCGCTCGGCGCCCCCGACACCCCCCACACCCCCGACACTCCCGAGGCCGCCGCCGAGGACGGCCGCGCACCGACCCGCCTGCGGCGTGAACTGCGCGCGGTCCACGGCCTGGTCCACCGCGACCTGCTGCGCCTGTCCTCGCAGCCCACCCACACGGCCCTCATGCTGCTCCAGCCGGTGCTGTACCTCTTCATCCTCGGCGGCGGCCTGGCCGCGCTGATCCCCACCTCCACGCTGGGCGTCGGCTACCAGACCTACCTCTTCCCCGGCATGCTGATGATGACCGTCCAGACCCCGGCCATCATGGTCGGCATCCGTCTGATCACCGACCGGCAGAGCGGCTACCTGCGCGAGCTCCTGATGGCCCCGGTCAGCCGCACCACCCTGCTCCTGGGCAGCTGCGCGGGCGGCACCACCGTCGCCGCGGTCCAGGGCGCCGTACTCCTCGCGCTGGCCGGCGCGGTGGGCCTGCCCTACGATCCGCTGCTGCTGGCGCTGCTCATGGGCGGCATGATCCTTGCCTCCTTCACCCTCACCGCCCTGTCCCTGGCCCTGGCGGTGAGCCTCCAGCGGGCCGAGGTCTTCCACATGCTGCTCGGCGTCGTGATGATGCCCCTGCTGTTCCTCTCCGGCGGGTTCTTCCCGCTCGAAAGCCTGCCGGGCTGGGCCCGCTCCCTGGCCGCCGTCAATCCGATCGCCTACGGAGTGGACCTGCTCCGCCGCTCCATCACGCTCCGTCTCCCGGACCGGGCGACCGCGGCGGGCATCGAGTGGTTCGGCAGCCGCCCCCCGCTGGTCCTCGAAGCCGCCGCTCTCCTGGCGGCCGGCGCCCTGGCCCTCCTCTGGGCCGCCCACCGCTTCAAGCGCCCCGAGTAG
- a CDS encoding NTP pyrophosphohydrolase: MDAARKVLIVDGANVVGSVPDGWWRDRRGAAVRLRDLLAGRAGDEEIVLVVEGAARGVESVPGVRVDPAPGSGDDRIVELAAAYAERGCVVVTADRELRERVRAYGVECVGPRAVRPVD; the protein is encoded by the coding sequence GTGGACGCCGCGCGGAAGGTGCTGATCGTGGACGGCGCGAACGTCGTCGGCTCCGTGCCGGACGGCTGGTGGCGGGACCGGCGGGGCGCGGCCGTCCGGCTGCGTGACCTGCTGGCCGGCCGGGCCGGGGACGAGGAGATCGTCCTCGTCGTCGAAGGCGCCGCCCGGGGCGTCGAGTCCGTTCCCGGCGTACGGGTGGACCCGGCGCCCGGAAGCGGTGACGACCGGATCGTGGAGCTGGCCGCCGCGTACGCGGAACGCGGCTGTGTCGTGGTCACGGCCGACCGGGAACTGCGTGAACGGGTCCGGGCGTACGGCGTGGAATGCGTGGGGCCGCGTGCCGTACGCCCGGTGGACTGA
- a CDS encoding RNA ligase — translation MSQETLTLHDLLPAQALAESIDAGYVTRKSHPELPLSIYTYTRTAQYERVWNDVTTRCRGLVADDETGAIVALPLPKFFNVGEHESGQPYAPALPDEAFEVYDKVDGSLAVVFHYAGRWRVASKGSFISAQATWAQRRLDGRDTAALRPGTTYLAEILYPQNRIVVDYGDRRDLVLLAAFGLDGTEVPLAEAASHWAGIGSVVTVWPAMPIDELIALTESNVLPGGAPATGTQAEGFVLRFASGVRAKAKLSEYVRLHRLLTKATERDIWRAHGIQRFAGLPLKQLAQGLGTTVAEIEASGGKPLDALLDQVPDEFDTWVREVIERIESEFARRERAIDEAYEGLAHLAADRGAFARAVKALPDREIRAAMFLRLDGRSTELAVWRNVRPETSDPFTNDEEN, via the coding sequence ATGAGCCAGGAGACCCTGACTCTGCATGACCTGCTGCCCGCACAGGCGCTGGCGGAATCGATCGACGCCGGGTACGTGACGCGCAAGTCGCACCCCGAACTGCCGCTGTCCATCTACACCTACACACGGACCGCCCAGTACGAACGCGTCTGGAACGACGTCACCACACGCTGCCGCGGCCTCGTCGCCGACGACGAGACGGGCGCGATCGTCGCCCTGCCCCTGCCGAAGTTCTTCAACGTCGGCGAGCACGAGTCGGGTCAGCCGTACGCCCCCGCCCTCCCGGACGAGGCCTTCGAGGTCTACGACAAGGTCGACGGCAGCCTCGCCGTAGTCTTCCACTACGCGGGCCGCTGGCGGGTCGCCTCCAAGGGGTCCTTCATCAGCGCCCAGGCGACCTGGGCGCAGCGCCGGCTCGACGGCCGGGACACCGCGGCCCTGCGCCCCGGCACCACCTACCTCGCCGAGATCCTGTACCCGCAGAACCGTATCGTCGTCGACTACGGCGACCGCCGGGACCTCGTCCTGCTCGCCGCCTTCGGTCTGGACGGGACCGAGGTCCCGCTCGCCGAGGCCGCGTCCCACTGGGCGGGAATCGGCTCCGTCGTCACGGTCTGGCCCGCCATGCCCATCGACGAGCTGATCGCGCTCACCGAGTCCAACGTCCTGCCCGGCGGCGCCCCGGCGACCGGTACCCAGGCGGAGGGCTTCGTGCTGCGCTTCGCCTCCGGCGTGCGGGCCAAGGCCAAGCTGTCCGAGTACGTACGGCTCCACCGGCTGCTCACCAAGGCCACCGAGCGCGACATCTGGCGCGCCCATGGCATCCAGCGGTTCGCCGGCCTGCCCCTCAAGCAGCTGGCCCAGGGCCTCGGTACCACCGTCGCCGAGATCGAGGCCTCGGGCGGCAAGCCCCTCGACGCGCTGCTGGACCAGGTACCCGACGAGTTCGACACGTGGGTGCGTGAGGTGATCGAGCGGATCGAGAGCGAGTTCGCGCGGCGCGAGCGCGCCATCGACGAGGCGTACGAGGGCCTCGCGCACCTGGCAGCCGACCGGGGGGCCTTCGCCCGGGCCGTGAAGGCACTGCCCGACCGGGAGATCCGCGCCGCGATGTTCCTGCGCCTGGACGGCCGGTCCACGGAACTGGCCGTCTGGCGCAACGTGCGGCCGGAGACGTCCGACCCCTTCACGAACGACGAGGAGAACTGA
- a CDS encoding DoxX family protein translates to MNARLDHAQPYAVGLFRIVTGLLFASHGAASLFGVLGGAHGGGTIATGTWPGWYAAAIQLVAGALVLLGLGTRAAAFVASGSMAYAYFTVHQPGALWPLQNGGEASAMFCWAFLLLVFTGPGALAVDGLFSTRSAPPAGRRDENRPEAVTA, encoded by the coding sequence ATGAACGCACGTCTCGACCATGCCCAGCCCTACGCCGTGGGCCTGTTCCGGATCGTCACCGGACTGCTCTTCGCCTCGCACGGCGCCGCTTCCCTCTTCGGTGTCCTCGGCGGTGCCCACGGCGGCGGAACCATCGCCACCGGCACCTGGCCCGGCTGGTACGCCGCCGCCATCCAGCTCGTCGCCGGAGCCCTGGTCCTGTTGGGTCTCGGCACCCGGGCGGCCGCTTTCGTCGCCTCCGGTTCGATGGCCTACGCGTACTTCACCGTGCACCAGCCCGGTGCGCTGTGGCCCCTGCAGAACGGCGGCGAGGCCTCGGCGATGTTCTGCTGGGCCTTCCTCCTGCTGGTCTTCACCGGCCCCGGCGCCCTGGCGGTGGACGGGCTGTTCTCCACGCGTTCGGCACCCCCGGCCGGGCGGCGGGACGAGAACCGCCCGGAGGCCGTCACCGCCTGA
- a CDS encoding SH3 domain-containing protein → MLKPTRTTLALATGSLVLGLVGAGAAVADDGSENLPPREIVVGGGSAEPGVYPERHVTGKVVSKGPLTVRSKPSTRSQSLGHVYPNSKVEIDCKKYGDNVDGNRIWYRLADRNANWEHEAGAPKRAYDKERWVSARYVKNLSEVKYCR, encoded by the coding sequence ATGCTGAAGCCCACCAGAACCACCCTCGCTCTCGCCACCGGAAGCCTGGTTCTCGGTCTGGTCGGAGCGGGCGCCGCCGTCGCCGACGACGGTTCGGAGAACCTGCCGCCGCGGGAGATCGTCGTCGGCGGAGGGTCCGCGGAGCCCGGTGTGTACCCCGAGCGGCACGTGACCGGCAAGGTCGTGTCGAAGGGCCCGCTGACGGTCCGCAGCAAGCCGAGCACCCGCTCGCAGTCCCTCGGCCACGTCTACCCGAACAGCAAGGTCGAGATCGACTGCAAGAAGTACGGTGACAACGTCGACGGCAACCGCATCTGGTACCGCCTGGCCGACCGGAACGCGAACTGGGAGCACGAGGCCGGGGCGCCCAAGCGCGCCTACGACAAGGAGCGCTGGGTCTCCGCCCGCTACGTCAAGAACCTCTCCGAGGTGAAGTACTGCCGCTGA
- a CDS encoding VOC family protein produces the protein MAYTFQVTIDSTDPHTLADWWAEALGWEVEPSDEQFIRGLIEAGHASEDDTKTHRGTLVWKAGAAIRHPEGLEGAPRVLFQFVPEPKTVKNRVHFDVRTGSDDPKALVERLVAKGAEHLHEGRQGPSTWTTLADPEGNELCVSH, from the coding sequence ATGGCGTACACATTCCAGGTGACCATCGACTCGACCGACCCGCACACGCTGGCCGACTGGTGGGCCGAGGCCCTCGGCTGGGAAGTGGAGCCGAGCGACGAGCAGTTCATCCGCGGCCTGATCGAGGCGGGCCACGCGAGTGAGGACGACACCAAGACCCACCGGGGCACCCTCGTCTGGAAGGCCGGCGCCGCGATCCGCCACCCGGAGGGCCTGGAGGGCGCGCCCCGCGTCCTCTTCCAGTTCGTCCCCGAACCCAAGACGGTCAAGAACCGGGTCCACTTCGACGTCCGTACCGGCTCCGACGACCCGAAGGCACTGGTCGAACGGCTCGTAGCCAAGGGCGCCGAGCACCTCCACGAGGGCCGCCAGGGCCCCAGCACATGGACGACACTCGCCGATCCGGAGGGCAACGAGCTCTGCGTCTCGCACTAG
- a CDS encoding ATP-binding cassette domain-containing protein encodes MQPPPGDDAPAQALLLTAAPAAPDTTGSAPEPAYAIRTRGLVKSYPGPDGTTVHAVRGLDLDVRQGETFAFLGPNGAGKSTTIAMLCALARPTAGRAVVAGADVTGRPDRVRRHVGMLFQHSALDPDLTAEQNLHIHTRLYGMSRRHARRRVTDTLEAVALTDRRRSPVRTLSGGMRRRLELARGLLHEPRILFLDEPTTGLDPHARAQVWDHLRALRERHGTTLFVTTHYLEEAEHCDRLAIIDAGRLVAQGAPSALKAAIGDDRVVLRTGDDAGARAVVRDTAPPGAALTQDGDGLSLRVPDGSAWIPRLCAALAAHGIPVRAASATPPTLDDVFFHHTGRSITTARPPQTRTEAGREA; translated from the coding sequence ATGCAGCCACCCCCCGGTGACGACGCCCCCGCGCAGGCCCTGCTCCTGACAGCCGCGCCCGCGGCCCCCGACACCACCGGGTCGGCGCCCGAACCGGCGTACGCCATCCGTACCCGCGGCCTCGTCAAGAGCTACCCGGGCCCGGACGGCACCACCGTCCACGCCGTCCGTGGCCTGGACCTCGACGTGCGGCAGGGCGAGACCTTCGCCTTCCTCGGCCCCAACGGCGCCGGGAAGTCGACCACCATCGCCATGCTGTGCGCCCTGGCCCGTCCCACCGCCGGACGGGCCGTCGTCGCGGGAGCAGACGTGACCGGCCGGCCGGACCGCGTACGACGACACGTGGGAATGCTCTTCCAGCACAGCGCCCTGGACCCGGACCTGACGGCCGAACAGAACCTCCACATCCACACGCGCCTCTACGGGATGAGCCGCCGCCACGCCCGCCGGCGCGTCACCGACACCCTCGAAGCGGTCGCCCTGACCGACCGGCGACGATCCCCGGTCCGCACCCTGTCGGGCGGCATGCGGCGACGCCTGGAACTGGCCCGAGGGCTCCTGCACGAGCCCCGCATCCTCTTCCTCGACGAGCCGACCACCGGACTCGACCCGCACGCCCGCGCCCAGGTCTGGGACCACCTGCGCGCACTGCGCGAGCGGCACGGCACCACGCTCTTCGTCACCACCCACTACCTGGAAGAGGCGGAGCACTGCGACCGCCTCGCCATCATCGACGCGGGCCGCCTGGTCGCCCAGGGCGCACCCTCCGCCCTGAAGGCCGCGATCGGCGACGACCGGGTGGTCCTGCGCACCGGCGACGACGCGGGCGCGCGAGCGGTCGTACGGGACACCGCGCCGCCGGGCGCCGCCCTCACCCAGGACGGCGACGGTCTCTCTCTACGCGTACCCGACGGCAGTGCCTGGATCCCCCGCCTGTGCGCGGCACTGGCGGCCCACGGCATCCCCGTACGGGCCGCGTCCGCGACCCCGCCCACCCTCGACGACGTCTTCTTCCACCACACCGGCCGCAGCATCACCACCGCCCGGCCCCCGCAGACGCGGACGGAAGCCGGGAGGGAGGCATGA
- a CDS encoding AAA family ATPase gives MSEETPALTDANDAVAAAEGAPLPVVHVMTGLPASGKTTAARALQAEAGGRMRRVNLDDLRLMLDLPDPARGRSFRHEQTVLTIQDAAVRAAVDGGFDVVVDNTHLTKNIPKRLKAAVGGLATFVVHDFTGVPLEECLRRDAARERQVGEEVIRILAEKHEKARRGGWRLTSEWMNGGASGVAAPPVTEYVADPALPAAVMCDIDGTLALTGDRGPYDFSRCELDLLNEPVRHALDAFRRADGDVIVLLSGRGEEHRPQTESWLRRHEVPYDELWMRAAGDTRRDDVVKAELFDTHVRHRYAVRVSLDDRDRVVAIWRRMGLPTWQVNYGDF, from the coding sequence GTGTCCGAAGAGACACCCGCCCTCACGGACGCGAACGACGCCGTGGCCGCCGCCGAGGGGGCCCCGCTCCCCGTCGTGCACGTCATGACGGGCCTGCCGGCCTCCGGCAAGACGACGGCCGCGCGCGCCCTGCAGGCCGAGGCCGGTGGCCGCATGCGCCGCGTCAACCTCGACGACCTGCGGCTCATGCTCGACCTCCCGGACCCGGCGCGGGGCCGTAGCTTCCGGCACGAGCAGACCGTGCTGACCATCCAGGACGCGGCGGTCCGCGCGGCGGTCGACGGCGGCTTCGACGTGGTCGTCGACAACACCCACCTGACCAAGAACATCCCCAAGCGGCTCAAGGCGGCGGTGGGCGGTCTCGCGACCTTCGTCGTGCACGACTTCACCGGCGTCCCGCTGGAGGAGTGCCTGCGCCGGGACGCCGCGCGCGAGCGCCAGGTCGGCGAGGAGGTCATCCGCATCCTGGCCGAGAAGCACGAGAAGGCCCGGCGGGGAGGCTGGCGGCTGACGTCGGAGTGGATGAACGGCGGGGCGAGCGGGGTGGCCGCGCCGCCCGTGACGGAGTACGTCGCCGACCCGGCGCTGCCTGCCGCGGTGATGTGCGACATCGACGGCACGCTGGCGCTGACCGGCGACCGGGGCCCGTACGACTTCTCGCGCTGTGAGCTCGACCTGCTCAACGAGCCGGTACGGCACGCGCTGGACGCCTTCCGCCGCGCCGACGGCGACGTGATCGTGCTGCTGTCGGGGCGCGGCGAGGAGCACCGTCCGCAGACGGAGTCCTGGCTGCGGCGCCACGAGGTGCCGTACGACGAGCTGTGGATGCGCGCGGCGGGGGACACCCGCCGCGACGACGTGGTCAAGGCGGAGCTGTTCGACACGCACGTGCGCCACCGGTACGCGGTGCGGGTCTCGCTCGACGACCGGGACCGGGTGGTCGCGATCTGGCGCCGGATGGGCCTGCCCACCTGGCAGGTCAACTACGGCGACTTCTGA
- a CDS encoding VOC family protein: protein MLTLGTIVMGAADVRRAAQFWSRALGYVPRDGQVDDGWTVLVPADGGGPGLALGRSSTPVQERPRVHLDLYAADAAEQAAEVARLVALGARHVDWDSYPEDPDFVVLADPEGNRFCVIDATHG from the coding sequence ATGCTGACCCTGGGAACGATCGTCATGGGAGCCGCGGACGTGCGGCGGGCCGCGCAATTCTGGAGCCGGGCGCTGGGGTACGTGCCCCGTGACGGCCAGGTGGACGACGGCTGGACGGTCCTGGTCCCGGCCGACGGCGGCGGTCCGGGCCTGGCCCTCGGCCGCAGCTCCACGCCCGTGCAGGAACGGCCGCGGGTCCACCTCGACCTGTACGCGGCGGACGCGGCGGAGCAGGCGGCGGAGGTGGCGCGGCTCGTCGCCCTGGGGGCCCGGCACGTCGACTGGGATTCCTATCCGGAGGACCCGGATTTCGTGGTGCTGGCCGACCCCGAGGGCAACCGCTTCTGCGTCATCGACGCCACTCACGGCTGA
- a CDS encoding tellurite resistance/C4-dicarboxylate transporter family protein — protein sequence MSILPGRDWWTGLPPAAGAAVMATGIISAGLRLTGRDAASLAALAVAGALWLVLAADFVSRLLGDRGRFRAEADTPAALTAVAATTVIGARLAQQGWQTAAAVLLVLAAVLWPGLLFNVLRHWRRRMPGAAFLGCVATQGLSLLAASLADAGRHDLLARAALAAFCLGLLLYLAALLRFDLREVVGGAGDHWVAGGALSISALAGSKLTASPVWTGTAHTTLRNVTLALLALSLVWYVVLLAAELRHPRPRYDIRRWATVFPLGMTATACLSVAGPAGVDWLRPLGEVLLWIAVGAWLLTFAALVASHLTAGRGAPGH from the coding sequence GTGAGCATCCTCCCCGGACGTGACTGGTGGACCGGGCTCCCGCCCGCCGCGGGAGCCGCCGTCATGGCCACCGGCATCATCTCCGCCGGCCTGCGCCTGACCGGGCGGGACGCGGCGTCACTGGCGGCGCTGGCCGTCGCCGGGGCGCTGTGGCTGGTACTCGCCGCCGACTTCGTCTCCCGGCTGCTGGGCGACCGCGGGCGGTTCCGTGCCGAGGCCGACACTCCGGCCGCGCTGACGGCCGTCGCCGCGACCACCGTCATCGGGGCCCGGCTCGCGCAGCAGGGCTGGCAGACGGCGGCCGCCGTACTGCTCGTCCTGGCGGCCGTGCTCTGGCCCGGGCTGCTGTTCAACGTCCTGCGGCACTGGCGGCGGCGCATGCCGGGAGCGGCCTTCCTCGGCTGCGTGGCCACCCAGGGCCTCTCCCTCCTCGCCGCGTCCCTCGCCGACGCCGGCCGACACGACCTGCTGGCGCGGGCGGCGCTGGCCGCCTTCTGCCTCGGCCTGCTGCTCTACCTCGCGGCCCTCCTCCGCTTCGACCTGCGCGAGGTGGTGGGCGGGGCGGGCGACCACTGGGTGGCGGGCGGTGCGCTCTCCATCTCCGCCCTGGCCGGATCCAAGCTCACCGCGTCACCCGTATGGACCGGCACGGCACACACCACGCTGCGTAACGTCACCCTGGCCCTCCTCGCCCTGTCCCTCGTCTGGTACGTGGTCCTCCTCGCCGCCGAACTGCGCCACCCGAGGCCGCGCTACGACATCCGGCGCTGGGCCACCGTCTTCCCGCTCGGCATGACGGCCACCGCCTGCCTCTCCGTGGCGGGTCCGGCCGGGGTCGACTGGCTGCGCCCGCTGGGCGAGGTACTGCTCTGGATCGCCGTCGGCGCCTGGCTGCTGACCTTCGCCGCGCTGGTCGCCTCGCACCTCACCGCCGGGCGCGGCGCACCCGGCCACTGA
- a CDS encoding PP2C family protein-serine/threonine phosphatase yields MDLRPPSHPRHHRPPAVSHAQLAVPFALIALVTAIDVLAPPEVHLGPFLAAAPAVTASFAGPRMTAFVGLVAVLAQVVVATARTSLTDLNHTFQIIALVMISVFVTFFAHLREVHEKELTQLRSVAETAQEVVLRPLPDRIGPLGVASVYLAAAAEAQIGGDLYAAARTATGTRLIIGDVRGKGLEAVGDAALVLGAFRASAHQEAGLPALVDYLEAAVSADLDGAGDEGESFVTAAVLEIPDAEPVVHLVSCGHPPPLLVLRDGGAELLEVDRPAPPLGLAGLVPSTATAQTFAFAEGDVLLLYTDGVLEARDGAGAFYPLTRRVSAWSGLRPQALLERLCEDLLAHAAGNTLDDDAAMVAIERPAAPAP; encoded by the coding sequence ATGGATCTCCGGCCGCCGTCGCACCCCCGTCACCACCGGCCCCCCGCGGTGAGCCACGCGCAGCTGGCGGTCCCGTTCGCGCTGATCGCGCTCGTCACGGCGATCGACGTGCTCGCTCCGCCCGAGGTGCACCTGGGACCGTTCCTGGCCGCCGCGCCGGCCGTGACCGCGTCGTTCGCGGGGCCCCGGATGACGGCGTTCGTCGGTCTGGTCGCCGTGCTGGCCCAGGTCGTGGTGGCGACGGCGCGTACCAGCCTGACGGATCTGAACCACACCTTCCAGATCATCGCGCTCGTGATGATCTCGGTGTTCGTGACCTTCTTCGCCCACCTGCGCGAGGTGCACGAGAAGGAGCTGACCCAGCTGCGTTCGGTGGCGGAGACCGCGCAGGAGGTGGTCCTGCGGCCGCTGCCCGACCGGATCGGTCCGCTGGGCGTCGCCTCCGTGTACCTCGCCGCCGCGGCCGAGGCCCAGATCGGCGGGGATCTGTACGCCGCCGCCCGGACGGCCACGGGCACCCGGCTGATCATCGGCGATGTCCGGGGCAAGGGGCTGGAGGCGGTCGGGGACGCCGCGCTCGTACTGGGCGCCTTCCGGGCCTCCGCCCACCAGGAGGCCGGACTGCCGGCCCTGGTGGACTACCTGGAGGCGGCGGTCTCGGCGGACCTGGACGGTGCCGGGGACGAGGGCGAGAGCTTCGTGACCGCGGCCGTCCTGGAGATTCCCGACGCGGAGCCGGTGGTGCACCTCGTCAGCTGCGGTCATCCGCCGCCGCTGCTCGTGCTGCGCGACGGCGGCGCCGAGCTCCTGGAAGTGGACCGGCCCGCGCCGCCGCTGGGGCTCGCCGGGCTCGTGCCGTCGACGGCCACCGCGCAGACCTTCGCCTTCGCCGAAGGCGACGTCCTGCTCCTGTACACCGACGGTGTCCTGGAGGCCCGCGACGGGGCGGGCGCCTTCTACCCGCTGACGCGGCGCGTGAGCGCGTGGTCGGGACTGCGCCCGCAGGCGCTGCTGGAGCGGCTGTGCGAGGACCTGCTCGCGCACGCGGCCGGCAACACCCTGGACGACGACGCGGCGATGGTGGCCATCGAGCGGCCCGCGGCACCGGCACCGTAG
- a CDS encoding DUF5997 family protein, with product MTSHQNTQTMKPATAAKKLGVYLEATPAEFQEGVVSRSELSALQADPPQWLKELRANGPHPRPVVAAKLGVSIAGLARGGVTEPLTTEQIEALKQEAPEWLQRERTTQAEVRKEAVRIKEKNAERAEKARDQRS from the coding sequence ATGACGTCGCACCAGAACACCCAGACGATGAAGCCCGCGACCGCGGCGAAGAAGCTGGGCGTGTACCTCGAGGCCACCCCCGCAGAGTTCCAGGAGGGTGTCGTCTCGCGCAGTGAATTGAGTGCGCTCCAGGCCGATCCGCCCCAGTGGCTCAAGGAGCTGCGCGCCAACGGTCCGCACCCCCGGCCGGTGGTGGCGGCCAAGCTCGGCGTGTCCATCGCCGGCCTCGCCCGCGGCGGGGTCACCGAGCCGCTCACCACGGAGCAGATCGAAGCGCTGAAGCAGGAAGCCCCCGAGTGGCTCCAGCGCGAGCGCACCACCCAGGCCGAGGTCCGCAAGGAAGCGGTCCGCATCAAGGAGAAGAACGCGGAGCGCGCCGAGAAGGCCCGCGACCAGCGCTCCTGA
- a CDS encoding LysR family transcriptional regulator substrate-binding protein, producing MTGSEVPHSFRLAYVPGVTPSKWVRIWNERLPDIPLTLVAVDPVEACGVLRAGGADAGFVRLPVDRDDLSAIPLYTETTVVVVPKDHLVAAAEEVSTEDLADEIVFHPLDDTLDWEQLPGKPAIERPETTADAIELVAAGVGVLVVPQSLARLHHRKDLTYRPVSDAPASRVALSWPQEQTTDLVEEFIGIVRGRTVNSTRGRAPTPPQPKAKRKRPEPGSGGGGQRKSGAGGTSSSGKPAGRNTRGASGGSKGGKGAKGGKGGRPGRRP from the coding sequence GTGACAGGCTCGGAAGTACCCCATTCGTTCCGGCTCGCTTATGTCCCGGGGGTGACACCCAGCAAGTGGGTGCGTATCTGGAACGAGCGGCTGCCCGACATCCCGCTGACCCTGGTCGCGGTGGACCCCGTCGAGGCGTGCGGGGTGCTGCGCGCGGGCGGCGCCGACGCCGGTTTCGTGCGGCTGCCGGTCGACCGTGACGACCTCAGCGCGATTCCGCTCTACACCGAGACGACGGTGGTCGTGGTCCCCAAGGACCACCTCGTGGCCGCCGCGGAAGAGGTGTCCACGGAGGACCTCGCCGACGAGATCGTGTTCCACCCGCTCGACGACACCCTGGACTGGGAGCAGCTGCCCGGCAAGCCGGCGATCGAGCGTCCCGAAACCACGGCGGACGCGATCGAGCTGGTGGCCGCCGGAGTGGGCGTCCTCGTCGTCCCGCAGTCCCTGGCCCGCCTGCACCACCGTAAGGACCTGACCTACCGGCCCGTCTCCGACGCGCCCGCCTCGCGGGTCGCGCTGTCGTGGCCGCAGGAGCAGACCACCGATCTGGTGGAGGAGTTCATCGGGATCGTCCGCGGCCGGACCGTGAACAGCACGCGGGGGCGGGCACCCACCCCGCCGCAGCCCAAGGCGAAGCGCAAGCGCCCGGAACCGGGTTCGGGTGGCGGCGGGCAGCGGAAGTCGGGAGCCGGCGGCACGTCCTCGTCCGGGAAGCCGGCGGGCAGGAACACCCGCGGGGCCTCGGGCGGCAGCAAGGGCGGAAAGGGCGCCAAGGGCGGAAAGGGCGGCAGGCCCGGCCGGCGCCCGTAG